The following are encoded together in the Babylonia areolata isolate BAREFJ2019XMU chromosome 30, ASM4173473v1, whole genome shotgun sequence genome:
- the LOC143275438 gene encoding uncharacterized protein LOC143275438, with protein sequence MVRKVSSLAVFWVSVAIILGCVCLDIVSSKALRQMATQLEWYDPMENATEGDYLAMTAGMAALNPPPGWDASAQGYRPGRATNTHSCNHIRSVPSQLRSSRYMKPRGLSNFYQKYTEAYGIPVVASHRVSDNAMKRACYITRFLFADHSRVRQSYYARSGRVAVIGENERTTDIPEHSWLGPGWNQRARGLGATDSAPVSTCGEENILCLRSDRWHDEDIMIHELAHGVHLLGAKYAISGWQRRLESLYRSAKYSGKWANTYAMSTQDEYFAEGTQSFFDCNPYYPRPNGIHNSINTQSKLRSYDPALFRLVYDVFPCNNTYMLRCKHSREAELRQQLRINCDLDGGGVTSGPATTTTGGGGGGVATTTRPLPTTTASPQGCRDKNSFCPSWARYGYCQSNRSYMSTNCRRSCNLCGGRGSNCRDRSNHCGYWARNGECGRNPGYMHQSCKRSCNRC encoded by the exons ATGGTAAGGAAAGTCTCCAGCTTGGCCGTTTTTTGGGTCTCCGTGGCCATAATTTTGGGCTGCGTGTGCTTGGACATCGTTTCATCGA AAGCGCTCAGACAGATGGCCACACAGCTGGAATGGTATGACCCTATGGAGAATGCTACTGAGGGGGACTACCTAGCCATGACCGCCGGCATGGCTGCCTtaa ACCCCCCACCCGGATGGGACGCCTCGGCCCAGGGGTACCGCCCCGGGAGAGCCACCAACACCCACAGCTGTAACCACATCCGGTCCGTTCCCTCACAGCTCAGGAGCAGTCGCTACATGAAACCTCGGGGACTGTCCAACTTCTACCAGAAATACACTGAGGCTTACGGCATACCTGTGGTCG CATCTCACCGGGTGTCAGACAACGCCATGAAGCGGGCCTGCTACATCACCCGCTTCCTCTTCGCCGACCACTCCCGAGTCCGCCAGTCCTACTACGCGCGCTCGGGCCGCGTGGCGGTGATCGGAGAGAACGAGCGGACCACGGACATTCCCGAACACAGCTGGCTAGGACCCGGTTGGAACCAGAGGGCGAGAGGTTTGGGCGCCACGGATTCCGCGCCCGTGTCCACGTGTGGCGAGGAAAACATCTTGTGTCTGAG gagTGACCGGTGGCATGACGAGGATATCATGATCCACGAGCTGGCTCATGGGGTCCATCTTCTGGGGGCCAAGTACGCCATTTCCGGCTGGCAGCGCCGCCTAGAGTCCCTGTATCGCTCCGCCAAGTACAGCGGTAAATGGGCCAACACCTACGCCATGTCTACTCAAGACGAGtacttt GCTGAGGGCACCCAGAGTTTCTTCGATTGCAACCCGTACTACCCACGACCCAATGGCATCCACAACTCAATCAACACACAGAGCAAGCTACGGAGTTACGACCCTGCCCTCTTCAGGCTCGTCTACGACGTCTTCCCCTGCAACAACACCTACATGCTGCGCTGCAAACATTCACGTG AGGCAGAGTTAAGGCAGCAGCTCCGCATCAACTGTGACCTGGACGGAGGAGGCGTGACCAGCGGcccagccacaaccaccactggcggagggggagggggagtggccaccaccacccgccccctccctaccaccactgCCAGTCCACAGG GCTGCAGGGACAAGAACAGTTTCTGCCCATCGTGGGCAAGGTACGGCTACTGTCAATCCAACCGCTCCTACATGAGCACCAACTGTCGGAGGAGCTGTAACCTGTGCGGTGGAAGAG GTTCGAACTGTCGAGACAGAAGTAACCACTGTGGGTACTGGGCCAGAAACGGTGAATGCGGCAGAAACCCGGGCTACATGCACCAGAGCTGCAAGCGAAGCTGCAACAGGTGCTAG